From Prochlorococcus sp. MIT 1223, the proteins below share one genomic window:
- a CDS encoding MBL fold metallo-hydrolase produces the protein MSFSATYLGSSGWLVEFGEVRVLIDPWLKGVLSFPPGPWLIEGRLQKELEPPDQLDLLVLTQGLADHSHIPSLELLPRSIPVIGSKSASKVVKRLGFESVTTLSPGDIKQICQLEIEATAGASVPNQENGYIISNEIGSIYLEPHGFFDSKISPRELDAVITPMVDLKLPMVGDFIQGARVLPKLISIFKPLTVLASTTGGDAKFSGLINSLTRVNATSEKLISEYENQIIFVQPKTGEKYRLKSRNV, from the coding sequence ATGAGTTTTTCTGCTACCTATTTGGGATCGAGCGGATGGTTAGTTGAGTTTGGCGAAGTTAGAGTCTTAATTGATCCTTGGCTTAAAGGAGTTCTTTCTTTCCCCCCAGGCCCTTGGTTGATAGAAGGTCGATTGCAAAAAGAATTGGAACCTCCTGATCAATTGGATTTGCTCGTGCTGACTCAAGGCTTGGCTGATCATTCTCATATACCCTCTCTAGAACTTTTGCCACGTAGTATTCCTGTTATTGGATCAAAGTCAGCCTCTAAAGTTGTAAAAAGACTAGGTTTTGAATCTGTAACCACCTTGAGCCCAGGAGATATAAAACAAATATGTCAACTAGAAATAGAAGCAACTGCTGGAGCTTCAGTCCCTAATCAAGAAAACGGATATATTATTTCTAATGAAATAGGTTCAATTTACTTGGAGCCTCATGGTTTTTTTGATAGTAAAATTTCTCCTCGTGAGCTTGATGCAGTTATAACACCGATGGTCGATCTTAAATTACCTATGGTTGGAGATTTTATACAAGGAGCAAGGGTATTACCTAAACTAATAAGTATTTTTAAACCGTTAACTGTACTTGCTAGTACAACAGGTGGAGATGCAAAATTCTCTGGTCTTATTAATAGTTTAACTAGAGTTAACGCAACTTCAGAGAAATTAATTAGTGAGTATGAAAATCAAATTATTTTTGTACAACCAAAAACAGGCGAGAAATACAGATTAAAAAGTCGTAATGTTTAA
- a CDS encoding aldo/keto reductase, translating into MTSIGFGTWSWGNKLLWGYKSEKHDDLLEETFQTAIEEGLTLIDTADSYGTGRQKGKSEELLGRFINNLPSSKKKHITLATKLAPFPWRIGRKGLHQAFFESKARLKGKLNRVQLHWSTYKYAPWQEIQLIDGLGDLLEKGHIFEIGLSNIGPNRLMYIYKRLIKRKIRIKSIQVQLSLLSPQIDKYFILKEICNELGIEILAYSPLAFGLLTLPPNIDGISSTLLRESIYKRLLPSSKEIRSKIEQISNSRDVSRSQVALNWCRSHGAIPIPGIRTPIQAKEAASAKKWELSETEVYELDKLSKACKIKMPNNPFQSD; encoded by the coding sequence ATGACTTCAATCGGTTTTGGGACATGGTCTTGGGGGAACAAACTCCTTTGGGGTTACAAGTCAGAAAAGCATGATGATCTTTTAGAAGAGACATTTCAAACAGCTATAGAAGAAGGCTTAACTCTTATTGATACAGCAGATTCTTATGGAACTGGTAGGCAGAAAGGTAAGAGTGAAGAATTACTTGGAAGATTTATCAATAATCTTCCTTCCTCTAAAAAAAAACACATCACCTTAGCAACAAAATTAGCTCCTTTCCCATGGCGTATTGGAAGGAAAGGTTTGCATCAAGCATTCTTTGAAAGCAAAGCAAGACTTAAAGGAAAGTTAAACAGAGTTCAGCTCCATTGGAGTACATATAAATATGCGCCATGGCAAGAGATTCAATTAATTGATGGTCTTGGAGACTTGCTAGAAAAAGGACATATTTTCGAAATTGGTTTATCAAATATCGGACCAAATAGACTTATGTATATATATAAAAGACTGATAAAACGAAAAATTAGAATTAAAAGTATACAGGTTCAACTTTCACTATTATCACCTCAAATTGATAAATACTTTATTCTTAAAGAAATATGTAATGAGCTTGGAATTGAGATCTTAGCTTATAGTCCTTTAGCCTTTGGTTTACTTACTCTACCTCCAAATATAGACGGCATATCATCAACTTTATTAAGAGAAAGTATTTATAAGAGGCTTTTACCATCTAGCAAAGAAATTAGAAGTAAGATTGAACAGATTTCTAATTCTAGAGATGTTTCAAGATCACAAGTTGCTCTAAATTGGTGCAGGTCACATGGAGCCATTCCCATACCTGGAATAAGAACTCCGATACAAGCTAAAGAAGCTGCTTCAGCAAAAAAGTGGGAGCTTTCTGAAACAGAAGTTTATGAGCTAGATAAATTGAGTAAAGCGTGTAAGATAAAAATGCCTAACAATCCATTTCAAAGTGATTAA
- a CDS encoding glutathione peroxidase has protein sequence MLVSVIDTVVETSTGSLKKLSDYLGKVILIVNVASQCGNTPQYSGLQSLQDKYQSKGFVVLGFPCNDFGGQEPGTLEEIQEFCSVKYSVNFEIFNKVHAKGETTEPYTTLNKTEPAGDVSWNFEKFLVGKDGNVIARFQPKIDPSNEKLIAAIEVALES, from the coding sequence ATGTTAGTAAGCGTAATTGATACTGTTGTCGAAACTTCAACAGGCAGCCTAAAGAAACTTAGCGATTATTTAGGGAAAGTCATTTTGATCGTAAATGTGGCCAGTCAGTGTGGAAATACTCCGCAGTATTCTGGATTGCAGTCCCTCCAGGACAAGTATCAAAGTAAAGGTTTTGTGGTTTTAGGATTTCCTTGCAATGACTTTGGAGGCCAAGAGCCTGGTACTTTGGAAGAAATTCAGGAGTTTTGCTCTGTAAAGTATTCAGTTAATTTTGAGATCTTTAATAAAGTTCATGCAAAAGGTGAGACAACAGAACCTTATACAACCTTAAATAAGACAGAACCTGCTGGTGATGTAAGTTGGAATTTTGAAAAATTTTTAGTAGGAAAAGATGGTAATGTTATTGCACGTTTTCAACCAAAAATAGATCCTTCTAACGAGAAACTAATAGCCGCAATTGAAGTAGCTCTTGAATCTTAA
- a CDS encoding oxidoreductase has product MNWELAKVPDQSGKIVLITGANSGLGYASTKALLMKGATVIMACKSMRKATLSKKELLEIKAPGVIDLLQLDLCDIKKVKEAAAEISSKYSKLDIIINNAGIMAPDHYLSKQGLESQFAVNHLGHMALTTFLLPLISKEKDSRIITVTSGAQHFGRIEWNNLDGKNNYQRWKFYAQSKVANVMFGLELEDKLREKFAETKSILAHPGIAKTNLQRNVSKNWHNVYKSISQTFIEPIIQEASSGALSQLCAATYTNAKGGEQYGPKFNFCGKPRVVKSANYGVNKENRRRLWDLSLNLINE; this is encoded by the coding sequence ATGAATTGGGAATTAGCTAAAGTGCCTGATCAATCAGGAAAGATAGTTCTAATAACAGGGGCCAATAGTGGGCTTGGGTATGCAAGTACAAAAGCCCTGCTTATGAAAGGTGCAACTGTAATAATGGCTTGTAAATCAATGAGAAAGGCAACACTCTCCAAGAAAGAACTACTGGAAATAAAAGCACCTGGCGTTATTGATTTATTACAACTAGATCTATGTGACATAAAAAAGGTAAAAGAAGCCGCTGCAGAGATTTCAAGTAAATATTCTAAGCTTGACATAATAATAAATAATGCAGGGATTATGGCTCCTGACCATTATCTCAGCAAGCAAGGTTTAGAAAGCCAATTTGCAGTTAATCACTTGGGGCATATGGCTTTAACAACTTTTCTTCTTCCATTAATATCAAAAGAAAAGGACTCTAGGATTATAACGGTAACATCTGGAGCTCAACACTTCGGGAGAATTGAATGGAATAATCTAGATGGAAAAAATAATTATCAAAGGTGGAAGTTCTATGCCCAAAGCAAAGTAGCAAATGTAATGTTCGGATTAGAATTAGAGGATAAGTTAAGAGAAAAATTCGCGGAAACTAAATCTATACTTGCGCATCCAGGAATTGCTAAAACTAATCTTCAAAGAAATGTCTCTAAGAATTGGCATAATGTATATAAATCAATATCTCAAACATTTATTGAACCAATAATTCAAGAGGCAAGCAGCGGAGCCCTATCTCAACTTTGCGCAGCGACATATACAAATGCAAAAGGGGGTGAACAATATGGACCTAAATTTAATTTCTGTGGAAAGCCAAGAGTTGTCAAAAGTGCTAATTATGGAGTTAATAAAGAGAATCGAAGAAGATTGTGGGATTTAAGTTTAAATTTAATAAATGAATAA